Proteins encoded by one window of Emticicia oligotrophica DSM 17448:
- a CDS encoding molybdopterin oxidoreductase family protein: MKNLTHFRTCNLCEAMCGLEITVTDGVVSKIEGDKNDSFSRGHICPKAVALKDIYEDPNRLKYPVKRTPEGWQQISWEEAFEEVIEKIKQIQAKCGNNAVAMYQGNPSIHNLGTTMNSPLFAKSLRTKNMFSATSADQLPHHFAAWQMFGHPMLMPIPDIDFTDFMLIIGGNPIASNGSIMSVPDVANRLKAIQKRGGKVVVVDPRFTETAAKADQHFFIRPGADALLLLAMIHIIFAENLVKLEHLAEFTDNIDLLREISSDFTPERVERQTGISAENIRQLTLDFTQAKTAVCYGRVGVSVQTFGSIAQWLINAINLLTGNLDKIGGAMFTAPAVDFLARAKTDNRFNRWQSRVRKLPEFLGELPVATLSEEILTEGEGQIKCLITSCGNPVLSTPNGGKLDEALESLEFMVAIDIYINETTRHADIILPPATGLEVPHYDMTFHVLAVRNTAKFSEALFSKAKGAKYDWEIYQELAYRMAHHTSSNEGFMAEPPEQKLDLGLQFGPYGLSLEKLRANPHGIDLGPLKSCLPNRLLTENKRINAAPAILVKDIERLSQQLLQTGSGEGFDFTLIGRRHLRDNNSWMHNSERLVKGRNRCTLMIHTEDAKRLNIENQAIVKVSSRVGSVEIPVEITDQMMRGVVSMPHGYGHARKGVKLDVAEKYAGVSINDLTDELVIDELTGNAAFNNVNVRIEKI; this comes from the coding sequence ATGAAAAACTTAACGCACTTCCGTACATGTAATCTCTGTGAGGCCATGTGCGGCCTTGAAATAACAGTAACTGATGGAGTTGTGAGCAAGATAGAGGGCGATAAAAATGACTCATTCAGTAGAGGGCATATTTGTCCGAAAGCAGTTGCTTTGAAAGATATATATGAAGACCCAAACCGACTAAAATATCCAGTAAAACGAACCCCAGAGGGCTGGCAACAAATTTCTTGGGAAGAAGCTTTTGAAGAAGTTATTGAGAAAATCAAGCAAATTCAAGCAAAATGTGGCAATAATGCTGTAGCTATGTATCAGGGTAATCCCTCGATTCATAATTTAGGCACAACAATGAATTCGCCATTATTTGCCAAGTCTTTGCGAACAAAAAATATGTTTTCGGCCACCTCGGCCGACCAACTTCCGCATCATTTTGCTGCTTGGCAGATGTTTGGGCATCCGATGCTCATGCCCATTCCAGATATTGATTTTACAGATTTTATGTTAATCATTGGTGGAAATCCGATTGCATCAAATGGAAGTATTATGTCGGTGCCTGATGTAGCTAATCGCTTGAAAGCTATTCAGAAAAGAGGAGGAAAAGTAGTTGTGGTTGACCCACGCTTTACCGAAACTGCGGCCAAGGCCGACCAGCACTTCTTCATTCGCCCCGGAGCTGATGCTCTTTTGCTTCTAGCAATGATTCATATAATTTTTGCGGAGAATTTAGTGAAATTAGAGCATTTAGCTGAATTTACAGATAATATTGACTTATTAAGGGAAATATCAAGCGATTTTACTCCCGAAAGAGTTGAACGCCAAACGGGTATTTCTGCTGAAAATATTCGCCAATTGACGCTAGATTTCACGCAAGCAAAAACCGCAGTTTGCTATGGTAGAGTAGGGGTTTCGGTGCAAACTTTTGGAAGTATTGCACAATGGCTCATTAATGCCATTAATTTATTAACAGGAAATTTGGATAAAATAGGCGGAGCAATGTTTACTGCTCCAGCCGTCGATTTTCTGGCAAGAGCAAAAACCGATAATCGTTTTAACCGTTGGCAAAGTAGGGTTAGAAAATTACCCGAATTTTTGGGTGAATTGCCAGTAGCGACGCTTTCAGAGGAAATCCTTACTGAAGGAGAAGGACAAATCAAGTGTTTAATAACAAGTTGTGGAAATCCTGTTTTATCTACACCTAATGGTGGAAAGCTCGACGAAGCCCTTGAATCATTAGAATTCATGGTGGCAATTGATATTTACATCAATGAAACAACTCGCCACGCCGATATTATTCTGCCTCCTGCTACTGGGCTAGAAGTTCCACACTACGATATGACGTTCCACGTTTTAGCTGTGCGGAATACTGCTAAATTCTCGGAAGCACTTTTTTCGAAGGCTAAAGGTGCAAAATATGATTGGGAAATTTACCAAGAATTGGCCTATAGAATGGCTCATCATACCTCAAGTAATGAAGGATTCATGGCAGAACCACCAGAACAAAAACTAGATTTAGGGCTACAATTTGGTCCTTACGGACTGTCTTTAGAAAAGCTTCGGGCAAATCCTCATGGAATAGATTTGGGGCCACTCAAAAGTTGTTTGCCAAATAGATTACTTACCGAAAATAAGCGAATTAATGCTGCTCCCGCAATTTTAGTGAAAGACATTGAGCGACTGAGTCAACAGCTTTTACAGACAGGTTCGGGTGAAGGCTTCGATTTTACGCTCATTGGAAGAAGGCATTTAAGAGATAATAATTCTTGGATGCATAATTCAGAAAGGTTGGTAAAAGGACGCAATCGCTGTACGTTAATGATACATACTGAAGATGCTAAAAGATTAAATATAGAAAATCAGGCTATCGTGAAGGTAAGTTCGCGAGTAGGTAGCGTAGAAATTCCAGTAGAAATAACCGACCAAATGATGCGTGGAGTAGTGAGCATGCCACACGGCTATGGACATGCAAGAAAGGGCGTAAAGTTAGATGTGGCCGAAAAATATGCGGGTGTAAGTATCAATGACTTAACCGATGAATTGGTTATTGATGAACTTACTGGCAATGCCGCTTTCAATAATGTGAATGTTAGAATTGAAAAGATTTAA
- a CDS encoding PepSY-associated TM helix domain-containing protein — translation MSAKTEKIAQSTRFYRKIHKWISIPLFVFMFLIGFTGLLLGWKKNIGLLPSTKMGSNVEVKAWVSLDSIQASAQRFAKDSLGLSTEIDRIDVRPQKGVAKIVFIQNFTELQVDCATGKVVSIATRKSDIIEKIHDGSILDFFIKTPNDEIKLFYTTILALGLILLSFSGFWLWYNPKRIKKQKAL, via the coding sequence GTGTCTGCCAAAACAGAAAAAATAGCTCAATCCACCCGATTTTATCGAAAAATTCATAAATGGATTTCAATACCCTTGTTTGTATTCATGTTTTTAATTGGATTCACGGGTTTGCTTTTAGGTTGGAAAAAGAATATTGGCTTATTGCCAAGTACAAAAATGGGGTCGAATGTAGAAGTAAAAGCATGGGTTTCGCTCGATTCTATTCAAGCATCAGCACAACGGTTTGCTAAAGATAGTTTAGGGCTTTCGACTGAAATAGATAGAATTGATGTTCGTCCACAAAAAGGAGTTGCTAAAATTGTTTTCATTCAAAACTTCACTGAGTTACAGGTTGATTGTGCCACAGGAAAGGTGGTTTCGATAGCTACTAGAAAATCAGATATTATTGAAAAAATTCATGATGGTTCAATTCTTGATTTTTTTATTAAAACACCAAACGATGAAATTAAACTCTTTTATACAACAATTCTAGCTTTAGGTTTAATTTTGCTTTCTTTTAGTGGGTTTTGGTTATGGTATAATCCGAAACGCATCAAAAAACAAAAAGCACTTTGA
- a CDS encoding sulfite exporter TauE/SafE family protein: MTIITFFACLAAFVAGFIDSIVGGGGLVQAPALFILFPHYSVPQIIGTNRFASFMGTAVAGYQYSKKVKIPLKTVLFAGVGAGVMSYSGALISSHMSEKILKPTILILMTLIAIYTYRKKDLGQHDRHKFELSKIPIYGLLIGMTTGFYNGFVGPGTGSLLVFGFVSIVGYNFLTASAISKVVNVVADICSLIFFVAKGYVVFGVALPMMVCNMAGSFVGSRMALLRGNGFIRVLFLVVVFGLILRFGYDILKMYGFYQ; this comes from the coding sequence TTGACAATTATTACATTTTTTGCCTGTTTAGCTGCATTTGTAGCTGGTTTTATTGATTCGATAGTTGGCGGTGGAGGGCTTGTGCAAGCACCTGCTTTATTTATTTTATTCCCGCATTATTCTGTGCCACAGATTATCGGTACTAATCGTTTCGCTTCTTTTATGGGAACGGCCGTTGCTGGTTATCAGTATTCTAAAAAAGTAAAAATACCACTAAAAACGGTACTTTTTGCTGGAGTAGGGGCAGGCGTGATGTCGTATTCAGGAGCATTGATTTCGAGCCACATGAGCGAGAAAATTTTAAAGCCAACGATTCTGATTTTAATGACACTTATTGCGATTTATACCTACCGAAAGAAAGATTTAGGCCAACATGACCGCCATAAATTTGAACTAAGTAAAATTCCGATTTATGGTTTATTAATAGGTATGACAACAGGTTTCTACAATGGTTTTGTTGGACCCGGAACTGGTAGTTTGTTGGTTTTTGGTTTTGTAAGTATTGTCGGATACAATTTTCTTACAGCTTCGGCCATTTCTAAAGTAGTAAATGTTGTGGCTGATATATGCTCACTTATCTTTTTCGTGGCCAAAGGATATGTTGTTTTTGGGGTAGCTTTACCAATGATGGTTTGCAATATGGCTGGTTCATTTGTAGGAAGCCGAATGGCCTTGCTTAGAGGTAATGGCTTCATACGGGTTTTATTTTTAGTAGTAGTTTTTGGCTTAATTCTAAGATTCGGCTACGATATTCTGAAAATGTATGGATTTTATCAATGA
- a CDS encoding glycoside hydrolase family 127 protein gives MTNLPKILFLGLLWGQSFAQNLRKIEPVKFSEVSITDAFWKPKMDKVATTTLQACIVQTEVKTPRIRNFEKVARKLGEKHEGIYFDDSDVYKAIEAMAYSLKNHPDAELEKKTDEWIDKIAAAQLPDGYLNTYYTLNGLQNRWTDMEKHEDYCAGHLIEAAVAYYNTTGKRKLLDVAIRFANHIDETFRLANRPWVSGHQEIELALVKLYRTTKDERYLKLSEWFLNQRGRGNGKGVIWDDWKDPAYCQDAIPVKDQKEITGHAVRAMYLYTGAADVAVNTGDTGYMNAMKTVWEDVVHRNMYITGGIGSSGSNEGFSQDFDLPNENAYCETCASVGMVFWNQRMNALTGESKYIDVLERSLYNGALDGLSLSGDRFFYGNPLASIGRHARREWFGTACCPSNIARLVASLGDYIYGKSENGIWVNLFVGSNTNIKLGNTEILTSIETNYPLNGKVKISMNPSTKTKYTLHVRIPSWTTNEPVAGNLYHYLGNYAANIAMMVNGRKIDYKIENGYAIIDREWSAGDIVSFELPMDVRKIVARNELKQDNDRMALQRGPLVYCVEGIDNEGKAWDFIVPDNAKFTEVSQQVLSEPIIAIQTDATTFKPTPDGLGFKPVKKRITAIPYYTWCNRGSGQMQVWLPRKVKNAMVNY, from the coding sequence ATGACAAACTTACCAAAAATACTCTTCTTGGGTCTTTTGTGGGGTCAATCTTTTGCCCAAAATCTCCGAAAAATAGAGCCAGTCAAATTTTCAGAGGTTTCCATTACTGATGCTTTTTGGAAACCCAAAATGGATAAGGTAGCTACCACTACGCTGCAAGCCTGTATTGTGCAAACTGAAGTAAAAACACCTCGTATCAGAAATTTTGAGAAGGTAGCTCGTAAATTAGGTGAAAAACACGAAGGTATTTATTTCGACGACTCAGATGTCTATAAGGCTATTGAGGCGATGGCCTATTCGCTAAAAAATCATCCCGACGCTGAACTCGAAAAGAAAACCGATGAATGGATTGATAAAATTGCGGCAGCCCAATTGCCCGATGGTTATTTGAATACCTATTATACGCTCAATGGCCTGCAAAACCGCTGGACTGATATGGAAAAGCACGAAGACTATTGTGCTGGTCATCTTATCGAAGCAGCGGTGGCTTATTATAATACTACTGGCAAACGCAAATTACTCGATGTGGCTATTCGCTTTGCTAATCACATTGACGAAACTTTCCGTCTTGCCAACCGTCCATGGGTTTCGGGGCATCAAGAAATAGAATTGGCTCTTGTAAAACTCTACCGTACGACTAAAGATGAGCGTTATCTAAAGCTTTCGGAGTGGTTTCTTAATCAACGAGGCAGAGGAAATGGCAAAGGCGTAATTTGGGATGATTGGAAAGACCCCGCCTATTGCCAAGATGCAATTCCTGTAAAAGACCAAAAAGAAATTACGGGTCATGCCGTGCGTGCGATGTATTTATACACAGGTGCAGCCGACGTGGCGGTAAATACGGGTGATACAGGTTATATGAACGCCATGAAAACAGTTTGGGAAGATGTGGTACACCGTAATATGTACATCACGGGTGGCATTGGCTCGTCTGGTAGTAATGAAGGATTCAGTCAAGATTTTGATTTGCCTAATGAGAATGCCTACTGCGAAACCTGTGCTTCGGTAGGAATGGTTTTCTGGAATCAGCGAATGAATGCACTCACGGGCGAAAGTAAATACATTGATGTTTTGGAAAGAAGTCTCTACAACGGAGCTTTAGATGGGCTCTCGCTTAGTGGCGACCGCTTTTTCTATGGTAATCCTCTGGCTTCCATTGGGCGTCATGCTCGCCGTGAATGGTTCGGAACTGCTTGTTGCCCATCGAATATTGCTCGTTTGGTTGCCTCTTTGGGCGATTATATCTACGGAAAATCTGAGAATGGTATTTGGGTAAATCTTTTTGTAGGAAGCAATACGAATATCAAGCTGGGAAATACTGAAATTCTAACAAGTATCGAAACCAATTATCCGCTCAATGGAAAAGTGAAAATTTCGATGAATCCGAGTACAAAAACAAAATATACGCTGCACGTAAGAATTCCGAGTTGGACAACCAATGAGCCAGTTGCGGGCAATTTATACCATTACTTAGGTAATTATGCGGCAAATATCGCCATGATGGTCAATGGAAGAAAGATTGATTATAAGATCGAAAATGGCTATGCTATCATTGACAGAGAGTGGTCGGCAGGGGATATTGTGAGTTTTGAATTGCCAATGGATGTGAGAAAAATAGTGGCACGAAATGAACTGAAACAAGATAACGATAGAATGGCTCTACAACGTGGCCCCTTGGTGTATTGTGTAGAAGGCATTGATAATGAAGGTAAAGCATGGGATTTTATTGTGCCAGATAATGCCAAATTTACCGAAGTTTCGCAACAAGTTCTTAGCGAGCCAATCATTGCAATTCAGACCGATGCGACGACCTTCAAACCAACACCAGATGGTTTAGGCTTTAAGCCTGTGAAGAAGCGTATCACTGCGATTCCGTATTATACTTGGTGTAATCGTGGAAGTGGACAAATGCAAGTTTGGCTCCCACGAAAAGTGAAAAATGCCATGGTGAATTATTGA
- a CDS encoding NUDIX hydrolase, translated as MKLFDEHNFIQQLSIDCVIFGYKEKELKVLISKVKVELDIYTLPGGFIKQEESIDEAAKRILEERTGLKDIFLEQYRVFGEPFRINHEIFENINSLKKEWLEQGVLDENDIKWLSKRFVSIGYYALVDINKVSPQKGLFDESVDWYNVKELPSMIMDHNKMVQFALETLRLFLDQKLIGFNLLPETFTIREVQELYEAVYDKPFARNNFQKKILDLDVLERLEKKFTGAANKAPYLYRFRN; from the coding sequence ATGAAACTTTTTGACGAACATAATTTTATTCAGCAACTATCAATAGATTGTGTGATTTTTGGGTATAAAGAGAAAGAGTTAAAAGTATTGATTTCAAAGGTAAAAGTCGAACTTGATATATATACTTTGCCCGGTGGTTTTATTAAGCAAGAAGAAAGTATTGACGAAGCAGCCAAGCGTATTTTAGAAGAAAGAACTGGACTTAAAGATATTTTTTTGGAACAATACAGAGTTTTTGGTGAGCCTTTCCGCATTAATCACGAAATTTTTGAGAATATCAATAGTTTGAAAAAAGAATGGCTCGAACAAGGTGTTTTGGATGAGAATGATATTAAATGGCTATCAAAAAGATTTGTTTCCATTGGCTATTATGCATTAGTTGATATCAATAAAGTGAGTCCGCAGAAAGGTTTATTTGATGAGTCTGTTGACTGGTATAATGTAAAAGAATTGCCGTCCATGATTATGGATCATAATAAAATGGTTCAATTTGCCCTCGAAACGCTTAGATTATTCCTTGACCAAAAACTAATCGGCTTTAATCTTTTGCCCGAAACTTTTACCATTCGTGAAGTGCAAGAACTCTACGAGGCCGTTTATGACAAGCCTTTTGCCAGAAATAATTTCCAAAAGAAAATCTTAGATTTGGATGTACTCGAACGATTAGAAAAGAAATTTACAGGTGCAGCCAATAAAGCTCCCTATTTGTATAGATTTCGGAACTGA
- a CDS encoding ThuA domain-containing protein, which yields MRKLIKILLWSVLGLIVLLGGAMAVFVYKVKHGFPVSYETETPKIDFPNDRPAILLFSKTTGFRHSGSIDASKPIIADLAKKNGWFLYETEEGGVFNAEQLSKFKTVIFNNSTGRVLNDEQQKALEQYVENGGNLIGIHGAGDNSHEWSWYVKNLLGAEFSHHPLKPQFQKTDVLVDAQADSSITAQIPQPWSHTDEWYVFFENPRKKGFKILYTINGETIIPNGNVPILASDKNFGMGKDHPVAWCKQIGKGKTFYTSMGHDESVWTDPNFVKLIENAIVWTFK from the coding sequence ATGAGAAAGCTCATTAAGATTCTCCTGTGGTCTGTTTTAGGACTCATCGTCCTGTTAGGTGGTGCTATGGCCGTATTTGTTTATAAAGTAAAACACGGTTTCCCCGTTTCTTATGAGACAGAAACTCCTAAAATTGATTTCCCTAACGACAGGCCAGCAATCTTGCTATTTTCAAAAACAACCGGATTTCGTCACAGTGGCTCAATTGATGCCTCAAAACCAATCATTGCCGATTTGGCCAAGAAAAATGGCTGGTTTCTTTACGAAACTGAAGAAGGTGGCGTATTTAATGCCGAACAATTATCAAAATTCAAGACTGTTATTTTTAATAATTCAACGGGTAGAGTTTTGAATGATGAGCAACAAAAAGCTTTAGAGCAATACGTAGAAAATGGCGGAAATCTAATTGGAATTCATGGTGCGGGTGATAATTCGCACGAATGGTCTTGGTATGTAAAAAACTTACTTGGAGCTGAATTTTCGCACCATCCACTCAAACCGCAGTTTCAAAAAACAGATGTTTTGGTTGATGCTCAAGCCGACAGTTCGATAACTGCTCAGATTCCACAGCCTTGGAGCCATACCGATGAATGGTATGTATTTTTTGAAAATCCACGCAAAAAGGGCTTTAAAATCTTATATACAATTAATGGCGAAACTATCATTCCGAATGGGAATGTACCTATTTTGGCAAGTGATAAAAATTTCGGAATGGGAAAAGACCACCCAGTAGCCTGGTGTAAGCAAATCGGAAAAGGTAAAACATTCTATACTTCGATGGGCCATGATGAATCGGTTTGGACAGACCCAAATTTTGTAAAATTGATTGAAAATGCCATTGTTTGGACGTTCAAATAA
- a CDS encoding SDR family NAD(P)-dependent oxidoreductase: MKKTAVITGAARGIGLEIAKRFNKEGYHALILDIDAAELAKCGENLKGQEGFSFFNCDVSNHQSVSETFAQITAQFSKVHALVNNAGIAIFKPAQEVSFDDWSAVMGTNLNGTFLCSQACLAALVAGKGSIVNIASISGVRASTLRIAYGTSKAAIMHLTKQQAVEYGNLGVRANAVAPGPVETEMAKLVHSADIRTSYADAIPLARYGTTEEISNAVYFLCSEQASYINGQILCADGGFDAAGVGLPSLRN, from the coding sequence ATGAAAAAAACAGCCGTAATAACAGGTGCCGCCCGTGGAATCGGTTTAGAAATAGCCAAAAGATTCAACAAAGAAGGCTATCATGCCTTGATTCTCGACATAGATGCAGCTGAATTAGCCAAATGTGGAGAAAATTTAAAAGGTCAAGAAGGCTTTTCATTTTTCAACTGCGATGTGTCTAATCATCAGTCAGTTAGCGAAACATTTGCACAAATTACGGCTCAATTTTCGAAGGTTCATGCCCTTGTCAATAATGCAGGAATTGCCATTTTTAAACCCGCCCAAGAAGTTAGTTTTGATGATTGGAGTGCCGTAATGGGTACAAATCTAAACGGTACGTTTCTTTGTAGTCAGGCTTGTTTAGCTGCATTGGTTGCAGGAAAAGGGAGTATCGTGAATATTGCCAGTATTTCGGGCGTTCGTGCCAGTACCTTACGTATTGCTTATGGTACAAGCAAAGCGGCCATTATGCACCTAACCAAACAACAAGCGGTTGAATATGGCAATTTGGGTGTGCGTGCCAATGCAGTTGCCCCAGGCCCAGTAGAAACAGAAATGGCCAAATTAGTACATAGTGCTGATATTCGTACCTCTTATGCTGATGCGATTCCGTTGGCTCGCTATGGTACAACCGAAGAAATCTCGAATGCCGTTTATTTCTTGTGTAGCGAGCAAGCAAGCTATATTAACGGGCAAATTCTTTGTGCCGATGGTGGTTTCGATGCAGCAGGAGTTGGTTTGCCGAGTTTGAGAAATTAA
- a CDS encoding MFS transporter — MKRHIWLAIIASALGFFVDLYDIMILSVVRKPSLLAMGVAEADLLSKGVWLINIQMAGMLLGGFIWGIIGDKMGRLSVLFGSIILYSTATFANAYAPNFEIYLLLRFLAGIGLAGELGAAITLVTEQMPQKFRGIGPAIIGGCGMLGAIFGAFIGGKYSWQFTYQLGGGLGFVLLILRLGVLESGLFNEMKGKTSNRGDLRLLFKNKDYIKKYISICVLGFPVWYVNGVVMTFTPEIAKAWGMTQAPTVSEVVIYYFLGLTFGDLTGGFVSQYFQSRKKAIRLYLSLYALAAIVFFVVGNQSAFIYKALILFLGFCVGYSIVLLTLAAEQYGTNIRATVTTSSLNILRATVIPQTLLFEFLNPYIGTVNSAMAVGVVAILLAFWGLSNLEETFHKDLNYME, encoded by the coding sequence GTGAAAAGACATATCTGGTTAGCCATTATTGCCTCAGCTTTGGGCTTTTTTGTTGATTTATACGACATCATGATTTTGAGCGTCGTCAGAAAACCCAGTCTTTTGGCTATGGGTGTAGCCGAAGCTGATTTGCTTTCCAAAGGAGTTTGGCTTATCAATATACAGATGGCAGGTATGCTTCTCGGAGGTTTTATTTGGGGAATTATCGGAGATAAAATGGGTCGATTATCTGTTCTTTTTGGCTCAATTATTTTGTATTCAACTGCCACTTTTGCTAATGCTTATGCTCCCAATTTTGAAATCTACTTGTTATTAAGATTTTTGGCGGGAATTGGTTTAGCTGGTGAATTAGGAGCCGCCATCACGCTCGTAACCGAACAAATGCCTCAAAAATTTAGAGGAATTGGCCCTGCAATTATCGGTGGTTGTGGAATGTTAGGGGCAATTTTCGGAGCATTCATCGGAGGTAAATATTCTTGGCAATTTACTTATCAATTAGGTGGAGGTTTAGGTTTTGTTCTCTTGATTCTTCGTTTAGGTGTACTGGAATCTGGACTTTTCAATGAAATGAAAGGAAAAACCAGCAATAGAGGCGATTTGCGATTGCTTTTCAAAAACAAAGATTATATCAAAAAATACATCAGTATTTGTGTCTTGGGCTTTCCTGTTTGGTATGTCAACGGAGTAGTCATGACTTTCACGCCCGAAATTGCCAAGGCTTGGGGAATGACGCAAGCTCCGACTGTTTCAGAGGTGGTCATTTATTACTTTTTGGGACTAACCTTCGGGGATTTAACGGGTGGTTTCGTAAGTCAATATTTCCAAAGTCGTAAAAAAGCCATTCGCCTATATTTATCACTTTATGCCTTAGCTGCTATTGTGTTTTTTGTAGTGGGTAATCAATCTGCCTTCATTTACAAAGCCTTGATTTTATTCTTGGGCTTTTGCGTAGGTTATTCGATTGTTTTGCTTACGCTTGCTGCCGAGCAATATGGCACAAACATCAGAGCTACCGTTACGACTTCTTCATTAAATATCCTCCGTGCAACGGTTATTCCGCAAACATTACTTTTTGAGTTTTTGAATCCGTATATCGGTACAGTAAATTCGGCAATGGCAGTAGGAGTAGTGGCTATTTTATTAGCTTTTTGGGGGCTTAGCAATTTAGAAGAAACATTTCATAAGGATTTGAATTATATGGAGTAG
- a CDS encoding GxxExxY protein has translation MELLHKTLTDSILKVYFDVYNELGYGFLEKVYQNSMYLELKSRGFYVEAQKQIKVNYKGIEVGEYYADLIVNEKVILELKAAECIVEDFEYQLINYLKATNMEVGLLLNFGKKPEFRSKIFENNRKNFIKNP, from the coding sequence ATGGAGCTTTTACACAAAACTTTGACGGATTCAATTTTGAAAGTGTATTTCGATGTTTATAACGAACTGGGATATGGATTTTTAGAAAAAGTATATCAAAATTCAATGTATTTAGAACTTAAATCACGTGGTTTTTATGTAGAGGCACAAAAACAAATTAAAGTAAATTATAAGGGTATCGAAGTTGGTGAGTATTATGCAGATTTGATTGTCAATGAAAAAGTGATATTAGAGTTGAAAGCCGCAGAATGTATTGTAGAAGATTTTGAATATCAATTAATAAACTACCTAAAAGCTACTAATATGGAAGTTGGTTTATTGTTGAATTTTGGCAAGAAACCCGAATTTAGAAGTAAAATATTTGAAAATAATAGAAAGAATTTTATTAAAAATCCGTAG